The following coding sequences are from one Macaca mulatta isolate MMU2019108-1 chromosome 7, T2T-MMU8v2.0, whole genome shotgun sequence window:
- the SKOR1 gene encoding LOW QUALITY PROTEIN: SKI family transcriptional corepressor 1 (The sequence of the model RefSeq protein was modified relative to this genomic sequence to represent the inferred CDS: inserted 1 base in 1 codon), producing the protein MNNPMMKIKQPWTEGDEGRHEGRLRGGSGEVDAGREKNREYPAVRSAGLTYDPKEPGPGSGNPEGAASRQVWALSSLSLWSATGVRWARSSEHLLTGSEAPALSSHLLSVKDMCLRRKRVRPAPAQAGAQMDATPGTRRQRGPRQWEEKCARHSSHPESGSSTPGATRQRIKERESSIMGVRKAKGSDDCGLWTRPQDPEPTEEERSRPSRRSLGCGPSSATHCLPEPEQVPWLCQAFLLCIVYKVRSAVILTRRTPAHRKAPAPTPTTCSPIRDRSWVGLLALARARGAVRSLVLNGDAESTLHAPWRTAPYVSQRSREEGKGVRGLGLPPPQSLLQASAIGGKRREGRSGGKGEIRPRGVGTQERRGPMPGSPREKRGEGGEGDPAPLPAKDLWRLPGSKDRLRLSLLPLPGPPSSDSGPGXPSSHSGKTAQGPRTLSWAREAKCRTSSNFCTWSLAMATKMAEIPSSPYEPGQRGMKDTQRGDAPERGSSEPRSLQLARVGKTYMKEESSGSGRLEAKKWIPTKFLENLSVPRVDLGGNQLWSGGMEALTTQLGPGREGSSSPNSKQELQPYSGSSALKPNQVGETSLYGVPIVSLVIDGQERLCLAQISNTLLKNYSYNEIHNRRVALGITCVQCTPVQLEILRRAGAMPISSRRCGMITKREAERLCKSFLGEHKPPKLPENFAFDVVHECAWGSRGSFIPARYNSSRAKCIKCGYCSMYFSPNKFIFHSHRTPDAKYTQPDAANFNSWRRHLKLSDKSATDELSHAWEDVKAMFNGGTRKRTFSLQGGGGGGANGGSGGQGKGGAGGGGGGGPGCSAEMAPGPPPHKSLRCGEDEAAGPPGPPPPHPQRGLGLATGASGPAGPGGPGGGAGVRSYPVIPVPSKGFGLLQKLPPPLFPHPYGFPTAFGLCPKKDDPVLGAGEPKGGPGTGSGGGGAGTGGGAGGPGASHLPPGAGAGPGGGAMFWGHQPSGAAKDAAAVAAAAAAATVYPTFPMFWPAAGSLPVPSYPAAQSQAKAVAAAVAAAAAAAAAAAGSGGPEPLDGAEPAKEGGLGAEERCPSALSRGPLDEDGADEALPPPLAPLPPPPPPPARKGSYVSAFRPVVKDTESIAKLYGSAREAYGAGPARGPGPGAGSGGYVSPDFLSEGSSSYHSASPDVDTADEPEVDVESNRFPDDEGAQDETEPCAPSAGGGPDGEQPTGPPSATSSGADGPADSPDGGSPRHRRRLGPPPAGRPSFGDLAADDVVRRPERSPPSGGGYELREPCGTLGGPAPAKVYAPERDEHVKSAAVALGPAASYLCTPEAHEPDKEDNHSPADDLETRKSYPDQRSISQPSPANTDRGEDGLTLDVTGTQLVEKDIENLARDELQKLLLEQMELRKKLEREFQSLKDNFQDQMKRELAYREEMVQQLQIVRDTLCNELDQERKARYAIQQKLKEAHDALHHFSCKMLTPRHCTGNCSFKPPLLP; encoded by the exons ATGAACAATccaatgatgaaaataaaacagcCATGGACAGAGGGGGATGAGGGCCGGCACGAAGGCAGACTTAGAGGAGGCTCAGGAGAGGTGGACGCAGGGAGGGAGAAG AACAGGGAGTATCCTGCCGTGAGGAGCGCTGGTCTCACCTATGATCCCAAAGAGCCTGGTCCAGGCAGCGGAAATCCAGAGGGTGCGGCCTCCCGCCAAGTCTGGgccctctccagcctcagtctctggTCCGCAACCGGAGTGAGGTGGGCCCGGAGCTCTGAGCACCTTCTCACGGGCTCCGAGGCCCCCGCCCTCTCCTCACATTTGCTCTCGG TAAAAGATATGTGCTTGCGGAGGAAGCGCGTccgcccagccccagcccaagCCGGAGCCCAAATGGACGCCACACCCGGGACACGGAGGCAGCGCGGACCCCGCCAGTGGGAGGAGAAGTGCGCAAGGCACAGCTCGCATCCAGAGTCCGGCTCTTCGACCCCTGGTGCCACCCGGCAGCggataaaagagagagaatcttCAATAATGGGGGTCAGGAAGGCCAAGGGCAGCGACGACTGCGGGCTCTGGACGAGGCCGCAGGACCCAGAGCCCACTGAGGAAGAGAGGTCCCGCCCATCCCGTCGGAGCCTGGGTTgcggtcccagctctgccactcactgccTGCCTGAACCTGAGCAAGTGCCCTGGCTGTGCCAGGCCTTCCTCCTCTGCATCGTGTA TAAAGTGCGGTCCGCGGTGATATTAACCCGCCGGACGCCGGCCCATCGTAAAGCCCCAGCTCCTACCCCCACGACCTGCTCCCCG ATCAGGGACAGGAGCTGGGTGGGTCTCCTGGCATTGGCCAGAGCGCGGGGAGCTGTCCGTAGCTTGGTGCTGAACGGGGACGCAGAGTCGACGCTGCACGCCCCCTG GAGAACGGCACCCTACGTCAGCCAGCGTAGCCGGGAAGAAGGCAAAGGAGTCCGTGGGCTGGGCCTGCCCCCTCCTCAGTCCCTGCTCCAGGCCTCAGCGATCG gagggaaaagaagagaggggagaagtggaggaaaaggagagatACGCCCCAGAGGAGTTGGGACGCAGGAGAGAAGGGGGCCCATGCCCGGTAGCCCGAGGGAAAAACGAGGCGAGGGGGGCGAGGGCGACCCCGCGCCGCTACCCGCGAAAGATTTAtggcgcctcccgggttccaagGACAGGCTGCGTTTGTCGCTACTGCCACTGCCG GGACCCCCTTCTTCTGACTCCGGGCCCG CTCCCTCCTCTCATTCAGGGAAAACCGCGCAGGGACCCAGGACCCTCAGCTGGG CCCGGGA AGCAAAGTGCAGGACCAGCAGCAACTTTTGTACCTGGAGCCTTGCAATGGCTACGAAGATGGCCGAGATTCCTTCCAGCCCATATGAACCAGGACAGCGAGGCATGAAGGATACTCAGAGAGGTGATGCCCCTGAAAGAGGAAGCTCAGAGCCCCGGAGCCTGCAGTTGGCCCGAGTGGGAAAGACATATATGAAGGAGGAAAGCTCAGGGAGTGGGCGACTGGAAGCTAAGAAGTGGATCCCAACAAAGTTCCTTGAGAACCTCTCTGTCCCACGCGTTGACCTCGGTGGAAACCAGCTTTg GAGCGGCGGCATGGAAGCTCTCACCACTCAGCTGGGGCCGGGGCGCGAGGGCAGTTCCTCGCCCAACTCCAAGCAGGAGCTGCAGCCGTACTCGGGCTCCAGCGCTCTCAAACCCAACCAGGTGGGCGAGACTTCGCTGTACGGGGTGCCCATTGTGTCGCTGGTCATCGACGGCCAGGAGCGCCTGTGCCTGGCGCAGATCTCCAACACCCTCCTCAAGAACTACAGCTACAATGAGATCCACAACCGCCGCGTGGCCCTGGGCATCACGTGCGTACAGTGCACGCCGGTACAGCTGGAGATTCTGCGTCGGGCCGGGGCCATGCCCATCTCGTCGCGCCGCTGCGGCATGATCACCAAGCGAGAGGCCGAACGCCTGTGCAAGTCGTTCCTGGGCGAGCACAAACCACCCAAGCTGCCCGAGAACTTCGCCTTCGATGTGGTGCACGAGTGTGCGTGGGGCTCGCGTGGTAGTTTCATCCCTGCGCGTTACAACAGCTCTCGTGCCAAGTGCATCAAGTGCGGTTACTGCAGCATGTACTTCTCGCCCAACAAGTTCATCTTCCACTCGCACCGCACACCCGACGCCAAGTACACGCAGCCCGATGCCGCCAACTTCAACTCCTGGCGTCGTCACCTCAAACTCAGTGATAAGTCGGCCACAGACGAACTGAGCCATGCTTGGGAGGACGTCAAGGCCATGTTTAATGGCGGCACGCGCAAGCGGACCTTCTCCCTACAAGGAGGCGGCGGAGGCGGTGCTAATGGCGGGTCGGGTGGGCAGGGGAAGGGTGGTGCTGGCGGCGGTGGAGGCGGCGGCCCAGGGTGCAGTGCGGAGATGGCCCCAGGCCCGCCGCCCCACAAAAGCCTGCGATGTGGTGAAGATGAGGCAGCTGGGCCTCCGGggccacctccaccccacccgCAGCGCGGACTTGGCCTGGCGACGGGAGCTAGTGGCCCGGCGGGCCCAGGAGGGCCTGGTGGCGGCGCAGGCGTACGAAGCTACCCGGTGATCCCGGTTCCCAGCAAAGGCTTTGGGCTCCTGCAAAAGCTGCCCCCACCACTTTTCCCCCATCCTTACGGCTTCCCTACGGCCTTCGGCCTATGCCCCAAAAAGGACGACCCGGTTTTAGGCGCGGGCGAGCCAAAGGGCGGTCCTGGCACTgggagcggcggcggcggtgcGGGGACTGGCGGGGGTGCGGGAGGCCCGGGAGCCAGCCACTTGCCCCCGGGGGCAGGAGCGGGCCCGGGCGGTGGCGCCATGTTCTGGGGGCATCAACCCTCCGGGGCAGCCAAGGACGCAGCGGCAGTGGCTGCAGCGGCCGCCGCCGCCACTGTGTACCCGACGTTTCCCATGTTCTGGCCAGCAGCAGGTAGCCTACCGGTACCGTCCTACCCCGCTGCTCAGAGCCAAGCCAAGGCCGTGGCGGCAGCCgtggcggcggcagcggcggcggcggcggcagctgcTGGCAGCGGTGGCCCAGAGCCCCTGGACGGTGCCGAGCCAGCCAAAGAGGGCGGCCTCGGCGCGGAGGAGCGCTGCCCGAGCGCTCTGTCCCGCGGGCCCCTGGACGAAGACGGCGCGGACGAGGCGCtgccaccgcccctggccccactgcccccgccgcccccgccgcccgcACGCAAAGGCTCCTATGTGTCGGCCTTCCGGCCGGTGGTCAAAGACACTGAGAGCATCGCTAAGCTCTACGGGAGCGCCCGGGAGGCGTACGGCGCGGGGCCTGCTCGCGGGCCGGGACCCGGCGCTGGGAGCGGCGGCTACGTGAGCCCGGACTTTCTGAGCGAGGGCAGCTCCAGCTACCATTCCGCTTCGCCCGACGTGGACACCGCGGACGAACCCGAGGTGGACGTGGAATCCAACCGCTTCCCCGACGACGAGGGCGCACAGGACGAGACCGAGCCCTGCGCACCCAGCGCAGGGGGTGGCCCAGACGGTGAACAGCCCACTGGACCCCCTTCCGCCACCTCCTCTGGAGCGGACGGTCCCGCAGACTCTCCCGACGGCGGCAGCCCCCGCCACCGGCGCCGCCTCGGGCCACCCCCAGCTGGCCGGCCCTCATTTGGGGACTTGGCGGCCGACGACGTGGTGCGGAGACCTGAGAGGAGCCCGCCAAGCGGCGGCGGCTACGAGCTGCGAGAGCCTTGCGGGACCCTAGGAGGCCCCGCGCCGGCCAAG GTGTACGCGCCCGAGAGAGATGAGCACGTGAAGAGCGCGGCGGTGGCGCTGGGGCCCGCGGCCTCCTACCTCTGCACCCCCGAGGCCCACG AGCCAGATAAAGAAGACAATCACTCGCCCGCCGATGATTTGGAAACGAGGAAATCCTATCCAGACCAAAGGAGTATCTCCCAGCCAAGTCCTGCAAATACAGACAGAG GCGAAGATGGGCTTACCTTGGATGTCACAGGAACTCAGCTGGTGGAGAAAGATATCGAGAACCTGGCCAGAG ACGAATTGCAAAAACTGCTCCTGGAACAAATGGAGCTCCGCAAGAAGCTGGAACGGGAATTTCAGAGTCTCAAAG ATAATTTTCAGGATCAAATGAAGAGGGAATTGGCTTATCGAGAAGAAATGGTGCAACAGCTGCAAATTGTCAGAG ATACCCTGTGTAACGAACTCGACCAGGAGCGGAAGGCGCGCTACGCCATCCAGCAGAAATTGAAAG AAGCCCACGACGCCCTGCACCACTTCTCCTGCAAGATGCTGACGCCCCGCCACTGCACTGGCAACTGCTCCTTCAAGCCCCCGCTGTTGCCCTAG